A single Haloglycomyces albus DSM 45210 DNA region contains:
- a CDS encoding lysophospholipid acyltransferase family protein — translation MFYRIAKLILSPLLRLLWRPHVQGLEHVPVRGAVILASNHLSFIDSVFLPLMVPRPVRFIAKAEYFEGSGWKDRLRKWFLLNIGAIPVDRSGGSEAEMALRAGQEVLERGEVFGIYPEGTRSPDGRLYKGKTGVARLALATKTPVVPVAMLNTDQLQPIGKRVPRIGKVYIRIGKSLDFSRYSTYSHDRAFERAITDEIMDSIRRLSGQEYTDIYAAQVKAQH, via the coding sequence GTGTTCTACCGCATTGCGAAACTTATCCTAAGCCCGCTGCTTCGGCTGTTGTGGCGTCCACATGTGCAGGGTTTGGAGCATGTTCCGGTGCGCGGGGCGGTGATTTTGGCCAGCAATCACCTGTCCTTCATCGATTCGGTGTTTCTGCCGTTGATGGTTCCCAGGCCCGTCAGATTCATTGCCAAGGCAGAATACTTCGAAGGAAGCGGGTGGAAGGATCGTTTGCGGAAATGGTTCCTGCTGAACATCGGCGCGATCCCGGTGGATCGATCCGGGGGTTCGGAAGCGGAAATGGCCCTCCGAGCGGGGCAGGAAGTGCTGGAGCGCGGAGAGGTATTCGGTATCTATCCGGAGGGAACGCGTTCACCCGACGGACGTTTGTATAAAGGTAAGACGGGAGTGGCACGACTGGCGCTCGCGACGAAGACGCCGGTCGTCCCGGTAGCAATGTTGAACACCGATCAACTACAACCCATTGGTAAACGCGTGCCGCGAATTGGAAAAGTCTACATACGTATCGGAAAATCGCTGGATTTCTCGCGATATTCCACCTATTCCCATGACCGGGCCTTTGAGCGGGCCATAACCGACGAGATCATGGACTCCATCCGTCGTCTATCCGGTCAGGAATACACCGATATATATGCGGCTCAGGTGAAAGCTCAGCATTGA
- a CDS encoding alpha/beta hydrolase, with amino-acid sequence MAISSEPFEFDAGMAAPATVLVTHGFTGDPASMRPWGEHLRAAGFNVVAPLLPGHGGTWQDLSRTGWDDWMSEVEQALKRAESFGRPVFAAGLSMGGSLTLRLAELHQERLRGLVLVNPAIVDSTPHGFLTPFIHRVVPSVGSIGSDIKKPDKRESTTDRTPLASYASLRRGWKATRRDLDRIHLPMRIFTSVDDHVVSPRNSAVIRSQVSSTDIVSTSLLHSYHVATLDWDAELIFRQSAEFIRAYSSDTDSDKELQSG; translated from the coding sequence GTGGCAATATCAAGTGAGCCTTTTGAATTTGACGCCGGTATGGCGGCCCCGGCGACGGTGTTGGTCACGCATGGTTTTACTGGAGACCCCGCCAGTATGCGGCCGTGGGGCGAGCATCTCCGTGCTGCTGGGTTTAACGTCGTTGCTCCGCTGCTTCCGGGCCATGGTGGGACCTGGCAGGATTTGTCCCGTACCGGCTGGGACGATTGGATGTCCGAGGTTGAGCAGGCTTTGAAACGGGCCGAGTCGTTCGGCCGTCCCGTCTTCGCCGCGGGTTTGTCCATGGGTGGGTCGTTGACCTTGCGTTTGGCCGAATTGCACCAGGAACGTCTGCGTGGTCTGGTTCTGGTCAATCCGGCAATCGTCGACAGCACACCGCATGGTTTTCTCACTCCCTTCATCCACCGTGTCGTACCGTCGGTTGGCTCGATCGGTTCCGATATCAAGAAGCCGGACAAGAGGGAGTCGACGACCGACCGTACTCCTCTGGCTTCCTATGCGTCACTACGCCGTGGTTGGAAGGCGACGCGACGCGATTTGGATCGGATTCACCTTCCGATGCGGATTTTTACCAGCGTGGACGATCACGTCGTGTCCCCGCGAAACAGCGCCGTCATTCGGTCCCAGGTGAGCTCCACCGATATTGTGTCCACCTCTCTACTGCACAGTTACCACGTAGCCACCCTTGACTGGGATGCGGAACTGATTTTCCGCCAAAGCGCGGAGTTCATCCGTGCGTACAGCTCGGACACCGATAGCGACAAGGAGTTGCAGAGTGGCTGA
- a CDS encoding DUF308 domain-containing protein encodes MADRGHDDHLEPEEVDKRFREMVDGLDEPEAQEKEQDQDKPQVSSPPEEKKEEPTLLELWDAELPDDEDEDTEYRAPEPPPVPWPSLQAIGGVVCLVLGLVAIFAPGLIPFTQTASRAIGVAVFILGVVMLINRLRDEPSDDGERGDGAVVLNHAVTCSPRPRC; translated from the coding sequence GTGGCTGACAGAGGTCATGACGATCACCTTGAGCCGGAAGAGGTCGATAAGCGCTTCCGGGAGATGGTCGACGGTTTGGACGAACCTGAGGCTCAAGAGAAGGAACAGGACCAGGACAAACCTCAGGTTTCTTCTCCTCCAGAGGAGAAAAAGGAGGAGCCGACGCTCTTGGAGCTGTGGGACGCGGAACTTCCCGACGATGAGGATGAGGATACGGAATACCGTGCGCCTGAGCCTCCGCCGGTTCCGTGGCCGTCCCTGCAGGCGATTGGGGGCGTGGTGTGTCTCGTCCTCGGCCTTGTCGCGATTTTCGCGCCCGGTCTGATTCCGTTCACCCAGACGGCGAGTCGTGCCATCGGGGTGGCGGTCTTCATTCTCGGAGTGGTCATGCTGATCAATCGGCTTCGTGACGAGCCGTCGGATGACGGCGAACGGGGAGACGGAGCGGTTGTTTTAAACCACGCCGTCACCTGTTCACCACGGCCACGGTGTTAG